In Podarcis muralis chromosome 14, rPodMur119.hap1.1, whole genome shotgun sequence, one genomic interval encodes:
- the LOC114584388 gene encoding uncharacterized protein LOC114584388 — protein sequence MSGSPAHLFGQDLLVPSWAMTWGQAGSCSAPSVGICSPSTAYSRSLVPEQAHRWLPKARAPQRASCLAAGSQRQSASQREKHRMRRLAQALHTLRLYLPTSVAPAGQSLTKIETLRLAIRYITHLSEQLGLSEEALVQRRAVLARPHCPLCLSGLGCCQARRSDQDTTESPAQDRPAPETWMGSPTCLIGMGQGVQVPDSRTWPLPPCGLQDETPAAVAETWVPPAPSLQIQASPELQRTPCPPSPCMRSPMDKPGRVWPGEQTAADAPVVTWEGPAWDLEEPPGCKVGAAWGCLSSGQSAPSQPLPGPVALLPWWGSLPAQDHIPGR from the coding sequence ATGTCCGGCTCTCCAGCCCATCTCTTTGGCCAGGACCTCCTTGTCCCCAGCTGGGCCATGACGTGGGGCCAGGCCGGCTCCTGCTCTGCCCCCTCCGTGGGCATTTGCAGCCCCTCCACGGCTTACAGCCGGAGCCTGGTCCCAGAGCAGGCCCACCGCTGGCTCCCAAAGGCCAGGGCACCCCAGAGGGCATCATGCCTCGCTGCCGGCAGCCAGCGCCAGAGTGCCAGCCAGAGAGAGAAGCACCGCATGCGACGCCTGGCCCAGGCCCTGCACACCCTGCGCCTCTACCTGCCCACCTCGGTGGCACCAGCTGGGCAGAGCCTGACCAAGATCGAGACGCTCCGCCTAGCCATCCGCTACATCACCCACCTCTCTGAGCAGCTGGGCCTCAGTGAGGAGgcgctggtgcagaggagggcagtgcTGGCACGGCCTCACTGCCCCCTGTGCCTCTCAGGGCTTGGCTGCTGCCAGGCAAGGAGGTCAGACCAGGACACCACAGAGTCCCCGGCCCAGGACCGACCAGCCCCTGAGACTTGGATGGGCTCCCCAACCTGCCTGATCGGAATGGGTCAGGGGGTCCAGGTCCCCGACTCTAGAACCTGGCCACTGCCTCCTTGTGGCCTCCAGGATGAGACTCCTGCTGCCGTTGCAGAAACCTGGGTGCCTCCAGCGCCCTCTCTTCAGATCcaggcctctcctgagctgcagaggacTCCTTGCCCTCCCTCACCTTGCATGAGGTCGCCCATGGACAAACCAGGCAGAGTCTGGCCTGGGGAGCAAACAGCAGCAGATGCCCCTGTTGTCACCTGGGAAGGGCCAGCCTGGGACCTTGAAGAGCCACCTGGCTGCAAGGTAGGTGCTGCATGGGGGTGCCTCTCCTCCGGGCAAAGTGCCCCCTCCCAACCCCTGCCAGGGCCCGTTGCCCTTTTGCCTTGGTGGGGCTCCCTCCCTGCTCAGGACCACATTCCAGGACGCTAG